Proteins found in one bacterium genomic segment:
- a CDS encoding glycine/betaine ABC transporter substrate-binding protein gives SRQEPALFYFWTPHSAFNTYDLTRVALPAYSDACYATGDAGGIDCDYPEDVLFKIVNSDLATNAPDADAFLRAMSYSTADQIQMLSAIENDGLTVDEAAAQWIEANPDVWGAWIPSS, from the coding sequence ACAGCCGCCAGGAGCCCGCTCTCTTCTACTTCTGGACCCCGCACTCGGCGTTCAATACCTACGACCTCACCCGGGTCGCGCTCCCCGCCTACAGCGATGCCTGCTACGCCACGGGTGATGCCGGCGGGATCGACTGCGACTACCCGGAGGACGTGCTGTTCAAGATCGTCAACAGCGATCTGGCCACCAACGCCCCCGACGCGGATGCCTTCCTGCGGGCCATGAGCTACTCGACCGCCGACCAGATCCAGATGCTGTCGGCCATCGAGAACGACGGCCTCACGGTGGACGAAGCGGCAGCCCAGTGGATCGAGGCCAACCCCGACGTCTGGGGTGCGTGGATCCCCTCCTCCTAG